TCGTCTCCGCGCGCGCGGCCCAGCCCGCCGCTTCGTACGACACGCTCGTTGCGCTCTTCACCGAGTGGCGCCAGTTCGAGGCCCCTCCGCTGCTCGACGGCGCGCCCGACTACACGGCGGCCGCCATGGCGAAGAAGCGCGTCGGGCTCGACGACTTCGTCCGCCGGCTCGCGGCCATCGACCCCAGCGCGTGGCCCGTGGCGCAGCAGGTCGACTACCACGTCGTCCGCGCCGAGTTGAACGGGCTCGACTTCAACCTGCGGGTGCTGCAGCCCTGGGCGAAGGATCCCGCCTACTACGCCTCGGTGCGGACGTCGGAGAGCGACACGCCGGCCGAGGAGGGCCCGACGATCCATGGCGCCGTGAGGCTCTGGAAGTACTCGGTGTGGCCGAGGACGAGCCTGTCGGTGGTTTCGCCGCTGACGGCAGAGGCCGCGGCGCGGCTGGCCGCCGAACTGCGGACCGTCCCGCCGCTGCTGCAGCAGGCCCGCGGGAACCTCGCCGGCAGCAACGCGCGCGACCTGTGGGTGGCTGGCGTCAAGACACACCGCAACCAGAGCGCGACGCTCGAGCGCCTGGCCGGCCTGACGCGCGAGTCGGGCGCCGAACTGCAGGCGGCCATCCGCGCGGCGCGTGAGGCCACGGACGCGTTCGCCGACTGGCTCGAGCGCGAGGCGCCGTCGAAGACGGGGCCTTCGGGCATCGGCAGGGACCACTACACGTGGTACCTGCAGAACGTCCTGCTCCTGCCGCTCACGTGGGAAGACGAGGTCGCGATGATGCGCCAGGAACTGGCGCGGTCGCACGCGTCGCTTCGCCTCGAGGAGCATCGCAACCGCCGTCTGCCGCCGCTCGACCCGGTGGCCACCGCCGAGGAGTTCGCCGCGCTGCAGGAGGCCAGCATCACGAAGTACATCGCCTTCATGCGCGAGCACCGCGTCCTGCCGGTGAAGGACTACTACGACCACGCCCTGCGTGAACGGGTCTTCCCGTTCTATCCCGAGGCCACGCGAAACTTCTTCCACCAGTGCACGCATCGCGAGCCGATGACGCTCTGGACGCACTTCTACCACTACTGGGACCTCGCCACGATCGAGAAGGAGCCGCACCCGAGCCCGATCAGGCGCGGCGCGCTGCTCTACAACATCTGGATGAGCCGCGCGGAGGGGGTCGCCACCGGCATGGAGGAATGGGCGATGCACGCGGGGCTGTACGACGACAACCCGCGCGCGAAGGAGATTGTCTGGATCATGCTGGCCACGCGCGCCGCGCGCGGCCTGTCGTCGCTGTATGCGCACGCCAACGAGATCGACATGGCGGGCGCGAGCGACATGCACGTCGAGTGGACGCCGCGGGGCTGGATGCGTCGCGACCTCGACCTGCTCGGCTTCGAGCAGCAGCTCTACCTGCGCCAGCCCGGCTACGGGACCAGCTACATCACCGGCGCGCGGCTCGTCGACGCCCTCATGGCCGAGCGCGCCCGCCAGCTCGGCGACGCGTTCACGCTCGAGCGGTTCTTCGACGAGATGAACCAGGCCGGCCTGATCCCGGTGTCGTTGATCCACTGGCAGTTGACGGGCGACCGCGGCCTGATCGAGACCGTGCTCCGGACGGGCAGCGCACCACGGTAGCGGGCGGGGCCGCCCGCCCCCCCGCGCCCCGACCCGCGGGGGGGACAGCCCCCGCGAACCGCCCCCAGCCCCGCACGCCCGGGGNNNNNNNNNNCCAGTGGCCGTGGCGGGGCGACGGGGGCTGGACGGACCCGGTGGCCGGGCGGGGCGCCGCCCCACGGTCGGGGGTGGGGCCCCCGCCCCCCGCGACCGCCTCCGCCGGGGCTGAAGCCCCGGCGCTACCAACCGATCGGCCGCCTCGCCGGGGCTCGAGATCGGGCGCGTCCCGCGTAGCGCGAGGGGCTTCAGCCCCTCGCGACCGCCTCGGCCCCGGCGTCAGCCGCGGCGCTTGCGCATCTGCACCTCGCGCCCACCGTCGGCGAAGGCCACCTCGTCCATCAGCTGGTTGATCAGGAACACCCCGCGTCCGCTCGACCGCAGCGCGTTCTCGCCCTCGAGGGGGTTCGGTACCGCACCCGCGTCGAAGCCGGTGCCCGGGTCGCGCACGACGATGAGCAGGTCGCGACCCTCGTCGATGGTCACGCAGCACTGCACGTGCTTGGCCGGATCGCCCTTGCAGCCGTGCCGGATCGCATTCGCCAGCGCTTCCTGCAAGGCGAGCTCGACGGGGATCACCTCGTCCTCACTCCACTGCTTCGCCTCGAGCACCTGCCTCAGGCCGTCACTGACGCGGCCGATCGCCGACGGCACGGCGGGAATGACCATGTTCAGCTCGCACGTCGAACAGTAGGGCATCAGCCCGCTCAGCTTGCCGACGTTGTCGAGCGATGCCCGCAGCTCGCCGATGAGCGCCGTCTGCTCGGCCTCGGCACGGTCGCGCTCGGCCAGAGCCCGCTCGAGCTCGATGAGATTGCGGCGCAGCTCGAGCTGAGCCTCGGCCTGCCGGCGCAGGGCCTCGAGGGCGCGCGTCTGCGCGTCGGTCAGCCGGCGCGGCACGCGATCGACGACGCACAGCGTGCCGAGCGCGTGGCCCTCGGGTGTCACGAGCGGCGCCCCCGCGTAGAAGCGGATGCGCGGCGCCTGCTGCACGAGCGGGTTGTCGCGAAAGCGCGCGTCGTCGGTGGCATCGGGCACGACGAAGAGCCCGGCCTGTTCGATGGCGTGCGCGCAGAACGAGATGCTGCGCGCCGTCTCACTGAACGCGACGCCGACGCGCGCCTTGAACCACTGCCGGTCCTCGTCGACCAGGCTGATGAGCGCGATGGGCGTCCCGCAAATCTGCGAGGCGAGC
This Acidobacteriota bacterium DNA region includes the following protein-coding sequences:
- a CDS encoding DUF885 family protein; this encodes MLTGHVVVSARAAQPAASYDTLVALFTEWRQFEAPPLLDGAPDYTAAAMAKKRVGLDDFVRRLAAIDPSAWPVAQQVDYHVVRAELNGLDFNLRVLQPWAKDPAYYASVRTSESDTPAEEGPTIHGAVRLWKYSVWPRTSLSVVSPLTAEAAARLAAELRTVPPLLQQARGNLAGSNARDLWVAGVKTHRNQSATLERLAGLTRESGAELQAAIRAAREATDAFADWLEREAPSKTGPSGIGRDHYTWYLQNVLLLPLTWEDEVAMMRQELARSHASLRLEEHRNRRLPPLDPVATAEEFAALQEASITKYIAFMREHRVLPVKDYYDHALRERVFPFYPEATRNFFHQCTHREPMTLWTHFYHYWDLATIEKEPHPSPIRRGALLYNIWMSRAEGVATGMEEWAMHAGLYDDNPRAKEIVWIMLATRAARGLSSLYAHANEIDMAGASDMHVEWTPRGWMRRDLDLLGFEQQLYLRQPGYGTSYITGARLVDALMAERARQLGDAFTLERFFDEMNQAGLIPVSLIHWQLTGDRGLIETVLRTGSAPR
- a CDS encoding ATP-binding protein; translation: MVADEPARLASLRRYRILDTDPERAFDDLALLASQICGTPIALISLVDEDRQWFKARVGVAFSETARSISFCAHAIEQAGLFVVPDATDDARFRDNPLVQQAPRIRFYAGAPLVTPEGHALGTLCVVDRVPRRLTDAQTRALEALRRQAEAQLELRRNLIELERALAERDRAEAEQTALIGELRASLDNVGKLSGLMPYCSTCELNMVIPAVPSAIGRVSDGLRQVLEAKQWSEDEVIPVELALQEALANAIRHGCKGDPAKHVQCCVTIDEGRDLLIVVRDPGTGFDAGAVPNPLEGENALRSSGRGVFLINQLMDEVAFADGGREVQMRKRRG